In Musa acuminata AAA Group cultivar baxijiao chromosome BXJ3-9, Cavendish_Baxijiao_AAA, whole genome shotgun sequence, a single genomic region encodes these proteins:
- the LOC135649555 gene encoding cytochrome P450 89A2-like, which translates to MKMRMKPISVDDCVFFFLTLSVCVAARFLLSRLFTTNSSPQEQKSTSEAVLPIPPGPRHIPLLSPILWLRRSLFDAEPLLRRLRAEYGPIFAVRITSRPAIFIADRRLAHDALVHHGAVFADRPSSNQANNLLTSNRHNISSAPYGPLWRLLRRNLTSGILQPARVRLFADYRRWVLGILLGRLKARAENDAGVVVVMESFQHAMFCLLVLMCFGEKLDEKAIGEIEATQRHLLGSFAKFNVFSFFPRITKLVFRKLWNTLVAIRRRQEELFIPLIRKRRERYQQLQNQEEEGDFVYSYVDSVLGLRLPEEGGRELTDGEIVSLCSEFLSAGTDTTATALQWIMAHLVKDQHVQRKLFDEIKAVAGAQAEEIREEDLQRMPYLKAVILEGLRRHPPGHFVLPHTVSEDVSFNGYLVPKGAPVNFTVAEMGWDEKLWAQPMEFRPERFLAGGEGEEVDITGSREIKMMPFGVGRRICPGMGLAMLHLEYFVANLVREFEWKPVEGEEVDLSEALELTVVMKHPLRSRMTPRM; encoded by the coding sequence atgaagatgaggatgaaGCCTATAAGCGTGGACGACtgcgtcttcttcttcctcacccTCTCCGTCTGTGTCGCCGCCAGGTTCCTGCTCTCCCGCCTATTCACAACCAACTCCTCTCCACAAGAGCAGAAGAGCACGAGCGAAGCGGTTCTTCCCATCCCGCCGGGCCCCCGTCACATCCCACTCCTGTCACCCATCCTATGGCTCCGCCGCTCCCTCTTCGACGCCGAGCCCCTCCTCCGTCGCCTCCGCGCCGAGTACGGTCCCATCTTCGCCGTCCGCATCACTTCCCGCCCCGCCATCTTCATCGCTGACCGCCGGCTGGCCCATGACGCTCTCGTCCACCACGGTGCGGTCTTCGCCGACCGCCCTTCCTCCAACCAAGCCAACAACTTGCTCACCAGCAACCGGCACAACATCAGCTCCGCACCCTACGGCCCATTGTGGCGCCTCCTCCGCCGCAACCTGACCTCCGGGATCCTCCAACCCGCTCGCGTCAGGCTGTTTGCCGACTACCGCCGGTGGGTGCTCGGGATACTCCTCGGCCGGCTGAAAGCCCGAGCTGAGAACGACGCCGGCGTCGTTGTGGTCATGGAAAGCTTCCAGCACGCCATGTTCTGCTTGCTCGTCCTCATGTGCTTTGGCGAGAAGTTGGACGAGAAGGCCATCGGGGAGATCGAGGCCACGCAGAGGCATCTTCTCGGGTCCTTCGCCAAGTTCAACGTCTTCTCCTTCTTTCCTAGAATCACCAAGCTCGTGTTCCGAAAGCTGTGGAACACGCTCGTAGCCATACGCCGCAGGCAGGAGGAGCTCTTCATCCCTCTTATAAGAAAGCGGAGGGAGCGGTACCAGCAGCTGCAGAATCAAGAAGAAGAGGGCGACTTCGTTTATTCTTACGTCGATTCAGTTCTTGGTCTTCGCCTGCCCGAGGAAGGAGGACGGGAGCTGACCGACGGCGAGATAGTGAGCCTCTGCTCCGAGTTCCTGAGCGCCGGCACCGACACGACAGCTACCGCGCTGCAGTGGATCATGGCGCACCTCGTGAAAGACCAGCACGTGCAGCGGAAGCTGTTCGACGAAATCAAGGCGGTTGCGGGAGCGCAGGCGGAGGAGATCCGGGAGGAGGACCTGCAGAGGATGCCGTACCTCAAGGCGGTGATCCTGGAGGGGCTGCGGCGGCACCCTCCGGGCCACTTCGTCCTCCCGCACACCGTGTCGGAGGACGTGAGCTTCAACGGGTACCTGGTACCCAAGGGCGCCCCAGTCAACTTCACGGTGGCGGAGATGGGCTGGGACGAGAAGCTGTGGGCACAGCCAATGGAGTTCCGGCCGGAGAGGTTCTTGGCGGGCGGAGAAGGCGAGGAGGTGGACATAACGGGAAGCCGGGAGATCAAGATGATGCCGTTCGGGGTGGGGAGAAGGATATGCCCCGGCATGGGCCTGGCCATGCTCCACCTCGAGTACTTCGTGGCCAATCTAGTGAGGGAGTTCGAGTGGAAGCCTGTGGAAGGAGAGGAGGTGGACCTATCGGAAGCCCTGGAGTTGACCGTGGTGATGAAGCATCCCTTGCGATCTCGAATGACGCCAAGAATGTGA
- the LOC135649637 gene encoding uncharacterized protein LOC135649637, whose product MVDPNAIMEEAARLAEAARELDDAAAALISRTWNEEQSLRQRALALESDLRRLQSSLDSAAKKKGAIDSKIAEKVDEELYRVRCVINDGDVASLLPSKAHGRFLKMFLGPVNVRATRKEVQLKVKEEYNSYRDRTAFLFLIFPSTLLLLRSWVWDGCLPALPVQLYQVWLLYLYTTLALRENILSVNGSDIRPWWIYHHYCAMLMALISLTWEIRRQPDCAYKQRGVQLFLVWAMMQGVAMLLQNRYQRQRLYTRIALGKAKRMDVVWGETAGVEGQLLLLCPILFILQGFEAFIGLLLLRTAFVGVTCEWQVIVCGILLVLMAIGNFANTMQTLIAKSRFKAKMKRTRSKQDIDQCISSVDPSLMGSKSSKAS is encoded by the exons ATGGTGGATCCGAACGCGATCATGGAGGAGGCGGCGCGGCTGGCGGAGGCGGCGCGGGAGCTCGACGATGCGGCCGCCGCCCTTATCTCCAGAACCTGGAACGAGGAGCAATCCCTTCGCCAGCGCGCCCTAGCTCTCGAGTCCGACCTCCGGAGGCTCCAGTCGTCGCTGGACTCCGCCGCCAAAAAGAAGGGCGCCATCGATTCGAAGATCGCCGAAAAG GTCGACGAAGAGTTATACAGGGTGAGATGCGTCATTAATGATGGGGACGTCGCATCGCTGCTTCCCAGCAAGGCTCATG GTCGGTTCTTGAAGATGTTTCTTGGCCCTGTCAATGTACGAGCAACAAGGAAGGAAGTTCAACTGAAAGTGAAGGAGGAGTATAATAGCTACAGG GACAGAACAGCCTTCTTGTTTCTTATATTTCCATCCACCTTACTACTTTTGAGATCTTGGGTTTGGGATGGATGCTTGCCTGCATTGCCTGTCCAGCTATATCAG GTTTGGCTGTTATACCTCTACACAACTTTAGCTTTGCGGGAGAACATATTGAGTGTAAATGGAAGTGACATTCGTCCTTG GTGGATCTATCATCACTATTGTGCCATGTTGATGGCCCTTATCAGTCTCACATGGGAGATAAGGCGGCAACCTGATTGTGCTTATAAGCAG AGGGGGGTACAACTGTTCCTGGTGTGGGCTATGATGCAAGGTGTTGCTATGCTTTTACAAAACAGATATCAACGTCAAAGGCTGTATACACGCATTGCATTGGGCAAG GCAAAAAGAATGGATGTCGTATGGGGAGAAACTGCTGGTGTTGAAGGTCAACTCTTGTTGTTATGCCCCATCCTTTTCATTTTACAG GGATTTGAAGCATTCATTGGCTTGTTACTACTTCGCACAGCTTTTGTTGGTGTTACTTGCGAGTGGCAG GTTATCGTCTGTGGAATATTGCTGGTTTTGATGGCAATTGGTAACTTTGCAAACACAATGCAGACACTGATAGCGAAATCCAGATTCAAAGCAAAGATGAAAAGAACAAGGAGCAAGCAGGATATTGATCAATGTATCTCGTCTGTGGATCCTTCTTTAATGGGTTCCAAGTCATCAAAGGCATCCTAA